A stretch of Anaeromyxobacter dehalogenans 2CP-1 DNA encodes these proteins:
- a CDS encoding metallophosphoesterase yields the protein MDRFGRRQFLKGAALLGAAGAAGLVPAASSAAEPRLPDTDPVTFEVPGLDPAHDGLRIAQLSDLHVGPRTPSATVRAAIEDANAFAPDLVVLTGDYLSHSRRELAAMRDLLGGLVAPTIAVLGNHDVWVDPDGAAGALKGHGYEVLENGWTSIRLRGAPLHVVGVGDHLTRRDDVQRAVKGLPAGAAPLVLAHGPRTADKLRHLERPMVCLSGHTHGGQINIPILTPLFLASVAREPYVRGRYQLGAVQLYVNRGIGMSGIRVRVNASPEVTLATLRRAEPA from the coding sequence ATGGATCGGTTCGGACGGCGACAGTTCCTGAAGGGTGCGGCGTTGCTGGGCGCGGCCGGGGCGGCCGGCCTGGTGCCCGCCGCCTCGAGCGCCGCCGAGCCCCGCCTCCCGGACACCGATCCGGTGACGTTCGAGGTGCCCGGCCTCGATCCGGCCCACGACGGCCTGCGGATCGCGCAGCTCTCCGACCTGCACGTCGGCCCGCGCACGCCGTCCGCCACGGTCCGCGCCGCCATCGAGGACGCGAACGCGTTCGCGCCCGACCTGGTGGTCCTGACCGGCGACTACCTCTCGCACAGCCGCCGCGAGCTCGCCGCGATGCGCGACCTGCTCGGCGGCCTGGTCGCCCCCACCATCGCGGTGCTCGGCAACCACGACGTCTGGGTGGATCCGGACGGCGCGGCCGGCGCGCTGAAGGGGCACGGCTACGAGGTGCTCGAGAACGGGTGGACCTCGATCCGGCTGCGCGGCGCGCCGCTGCACGTGGTCGGCGTGGGGGACCACCTCACCCGCCGCGACGACGTGCAACGCGCCGTGAAGGGGCTGCCGGCCGGCGCTGCGCCGCTGGTGCTGGCGCACGGGCCGCGCACCGCGGACAAGCTCCGCCACCTGGAGCGCCCCATGGTCTGCCTCTCCGGCCACACGCACGGGGGCCAGATCAACATCCCCATCCTCACGCCGCTGTTCCTCGCCAGCGTCGCGCGCGAGCCGTACGTGCGCGGGCGCTACCAGCTCGGCGCCGTTCAGCTGTACGTGAACCGCGGGATCGGCATGTCGGGCATCCGGGTGCGCGTGAACGCGAGCCCGGAGGTCACGCTCGCCACCCTGCGCCGCGCCGAGCCGGCGTAG